The Procambarus clarkii isolate CNS0578487 chromosome 39, FALCON_Pclarkii_2.0, whole genome shotgun sequence region CATCTTGCTTTGCATACTTGCAGTATACAGTACACAATACATAAAAGCAGGTACTGTCCCAAAGTTTATAGGCGAAATATGACAAGGTTATATTAGGAAGCCAAGAAACTAATGATACTAAGAAGGTAGCTGAAACTAAAGTACAGAGACCATAAAGGGACTTATAAAATTTGTACAGTACGGTATATCCAAGTGAAGTGAACTTAATTCATATGGTGAGGGACTAGTAAACTGAAATTAGAATTAAAGAATATATGTGTGAATGAAATGTTTCAAAGGTACCCGCAGGGCTGTCGAGTTTGTATAGAGAAGGTACTAACCACGCCTCCCTGTTGAACACAAAATAAGTCCTGACTATAGATTGTTTCTAGCATGTCTGTCAACGAAGAGTGCATTTATCCGTATAATTAAAAGGTAGAACTTGGAATCAAGCATATCATATATTAAAGGATCAATCCATGGTTACTGTAAGTTTAAATGTCAATTCCTTTTCTCACTTTGAATAAAAAAGATTAAACTTATACAGAAACTGACCAAAGGTCCACATATATACTTTAGTGGTTATAACATATTCCTCTCAATTATGCAtaatgtacacaactgtatcattgCTATGTACTTTTAATCCTTTCTCTCAATCCATTATTTAGGTTTAATGTCATAATTAGGtctcactttacatttaaagtctaTAAGTGCAATAATAATGAACGTCTCATTTGTTAGTTTAGTAGTTGCAAGGTAGAACTACACTTTCTGTTCAGTTATTCAGTTATTATTCAGTGCCTGCGTCTGTGCTTGCGTTTGCCCTTACTTTGGCACTTTTTATGTCCAGTGTGCTTGTGACTTTGTCTGTTGCGTCTTCGTAGGGTGTGAAATCGTGGGATGCGTTTATCTTCGGGTTGGGAGGAATTTGATGACAGGGATGATACTTCATGGGGATGTGATGAATTTGATGACGAACTAGATGGTTCTTGGGAGAGTGATGATGAATTTGATGAGGAGAAGgatgggtggtgaaggtggggggtaTTTACTGATTCAGAGGGGTGTTGTGGCCGGTGAGGGGTATTTTGTGATTCACATGGGTGTTCCAGTAGGTGGGGTGAATCACTTCCTGaaattaaaattatttaaattaattTTGGGTGTAATGGAAACATTCCATACACTGAAATGTATGCCAGTGTATGGAATGACAGACAGTTAAAAGAAAACCACAAGGAAAACACGCTACCCAAAACCTATTATATTTACAGAGGAAGTTGACATAATCAACTGTGATTGACATAATCTAGTGATTGAGTTAATTTGGAACTTCACAAACTAAACACTATTACGTCTAACGGTTctgcaaacaatattaaattgccATATATAAGTCTCCGTAATTTTGTAATATAAGAAATTAACATATACTGTAGTTTTCTTTGATTTCAAGTGTTGTTCAAATAGCTATATGTTGGCGCTGACAATGGTATTGGTGTTGTCTGTAGTGCTGTTTTCAATTGTGCCTATattatcagtggtggtggtggcagcagtgatgGAGGTAATGGTGTTAGCactgagtgtttgcacagatttggtCTGACTTTAGTAATATGAAATAGATTTATTTTTGGCGTAGTGCTCAAggattctattacatctatcaaagaAGAGTTTTAGATCAGGATTAAAATttaagaacaaggttttgtactatTTACATGTACACAATTTTTATATTAGGGTTCACAAGGCTGTAAACCTCCTCCCACCCCCTAAAGAGCATTTAAGATAATTATCAGAAGACCGCACTaagccactatatagcacttggaggtGATATTAGGACGGtgcaaaggaatggtgcccacccaTTTGAACCAAAGATTTGTTCCAAGACGGACAGCACCACTTATTTGCTTACCTTTGGCAGCCTTCTTGGGTTCTATTCGCCCTTCTGGCTGCTTTTTTCCCTTTTTCTATAagcaaagaaaaacaaaaaattagTACAAACACAGAAATAGTCACGAAATTCTAGATGTAATATAACTAGaaatgttatactcaaattgtatgacggttGAGACATAACAGAAATTCTGACATAAAGGCTCAATTTTATGCCTTTATATACTTACTTATAttcaccactatatatatatatatatatatatatatatatatatatatatatatatatatatatatatatatatatatatatatatatatatatatatatatacatatatatatatatatatatatatatatatatatatatatatatatatatatatatatatatatatatatatatatattattattaaatatgatcgaaaaagtaagattaataattctaacacgaattttctcaatctttcgtacatttcttttcactgttggaggtaaatcaaaaatcaattctccaaaattcatttttatttctagtctgacgcgacacgagcgcgtt contains the following coding sequences:
- the LOC123760542 gene encoding uncharacterized protein isoform X2, which gives rise to MPKKKGKKQPEGRIEPKKAAKGSDSPHLLEHPCESQNTPHRPQHPSESVNTPHLHHPSFSSSNSSSLSQEPSSSSSNSSHPHEVSSLSSNSSQPEDKRIPRFHTLRRRNRQSHKHTGHKKCQSKGKRKHRRRH